Proteins encoded in a region of the Micropterus dolomieu isolate WLL.071019.BEF.003 ecotype Adirondacks linkage group LG09, ASM2129224v1, whole genome shotgun sequence genome:
- the cpne4b gene encoding copine-4 isoform X2: protein MSNIYESAEATLGFISSPCLTKVELRVACRGISDRDALSKPDPCVVLKMQSHGQWFEVDRTEVIRSSSNSVFSKIFLVDYYFEEVQRLRFELHDISSGNNGLRDADFLGAMECTLGQIVSQRKLSKALLKQGNTAGKSSITVTAEELSGNDDYVELSFSARKLDDKDFFSKSDPFLEIFRINDDGTESLVHRTETVMNNLSPVWKSFKVSLNTLCSGDHDRELKCTVWDWDSNGKHDFIGEFQTTYKEVRAEQEGKQLQWECINPKYQLKKKNYRNSGVVILNHCKIIKMYSFLDYIMGGCQIQFTVAIDFTASNGDPRNSCSLHYIHPYQPNEYLKALVAVGEICQDYDSDKMFPAFGFGALIPPDFKVSHDFAVNFDEDNPECAGIQGVVEAYQNCLPKIQLYGPTNIAPIIQKVASSASEEMHTKEAMASPAALAKSVLAEVPNQVVDYYNAKGIKPKCMSDYESTRAFSP, encoded by the exons ATGAGTAACATCTATGAGTCTGCAGAGGCCACGCTGGGCTTCATCAGCTCTCCATGCCTGACCAAAGTGGAGCTGAGAGTGGCCTGCCGGGGGATCTCGGACCGTGACGCTCTCTCCAAACCTGACCCTTGCGTGGTGCTGAAGATGCAGTCACACGGGCAGTGGTTTGAG GTGGACCGTACAGAGGTGATTCGTAGCAGCAGCAACTCAGTCTTCTCCAAGATCTTCCTGGTGGACTACTACTTTGAGGAGGTTCAGAGGCTCCGCTTTGAACTTCATGACATCAGCTCTGGCAACAATGGCCTCCGTGATGCTGACTTCCTGGGAGCCATGGAGTGCACCTTGGGACAG ATCGTCTCTCAGAGGAAACTGAGCAAAGCTCTGCTCAAACAGGGGAACACTGCTGGAAAGTCTTCCATAACG GTGACAGCGGAGGAGTTGTCTGGTAATGACGATTACGTTGAACTCTCCTTCAGTGCTCGCAAGCTGGACGACAAG GATTTCTTCAGCAAGTCAGACCCCTTCCTGGAGATTTTCAGAATTAATGACGACGGCACTGAGTCACTCGTACACAGAACTGAG ACGGTCATGAACAACCTGAGCCCAGTTTGGAAATCCTTCAAAGTTTCCTTGAACACACTCTGCAGTGGTGACCATGACAGGGAGCTGAAG TGCACAGTTTGGGACTGGGACTCTAATGGAAAACATGACTTTATAGGGGAGTTTCAGACCACCTATAAGGAGgtgagagcagagcaggaggGCAAACAG CTTCAATGGGAGTGCATCAACCCTAAATACCagttgaagaagaagaactacAGAAATTCTGGTGTTGTTATTCTCAACCACTGTAAG ATCATCAAAATGTATTCCTTCCTGGATTACATCATGGGAGGCTGCCAAATTCAGTTCACA GTGGCAATAGACTTCACAGCGTCCAATGGGGATCCCAGAAACAGCTGCTCCCTTCACTACATCCACCCCTACCAGCCCAATGAGTACCTGAAAGCGCTGGTGGCTGTAGGGGAGATCTGCCAAGACTATGACAG TGATAAAATGTTCCCTGCATTTGGTTTTGGAGCACTGATACCACCTGACTTCAAG GTTTCACACGATTTTGCAGTGAATTTTGATGAAGACAATCCTGAATGTGCTG gaaTCCAAGGCGTGGTGGAGGCCTACCAGAATTGCCTCCCCAAGATTCAGCTGTACGGGCCCACCAACATCGCCCCAATCATCCAGAAAGTGGCCTCGTCTGCCTCCGAGGAGATGCACACCAAAGAGGCCATG GCCTCCCCGGCCGCACTGGCTAAGAGTGTTTTGGCAGAAGTCCCTAACCAGGTGGTGGATTACTACAACGCTAAAGGCATCAAACCCAAGTGTATGTCAGACTACGAATCCACAAGAGCCTTCAGCCCCTGA
- the cpne4b gene encoding copine-4 isoform X1, which yields MSNIYESAEATLGFISSPCLTKVELRVACRGISDRDALSKPDPCVVLKMQSHGQWFEVDRTEVIRSSSNSVFSKIFLVDYYFEEVQRLRFELHDISSGNNGLRDADFLGAMECTLGQIVSQRKLSKALLKQGNTAGKSSITVTAEELSGNDDYVELSFSARKLDDKDFFSKSDPFLEIFRINDDGTESLVHRTETVMNNLSPVWKSFKVSLNTLCSGDHDRELKCTVWDWDSNGKHDFIGEFQTTYKEVRAEQEGKQLQWECINPKYQLKKKNYRNSGVVILNHCKIIKMYSFLDYIMGGCQIQFTVAIDFTASNGDPRNSCSLHYIHPYQPNEYLKALVAVGEICQDYDSDKMFPAFGFGALIPPDFKVSHDFAVNFDEDNPECAGIQGVVEAYQNCLPKIQLYGPTNIAPIIQKVASSASEEMHTKEAMEYFILLILTDGVITDMADTREAIVHASHLPMSVIIVGVGNADFTDMQILDGDDGILRSPKGEPVLRDIVQFVPFKDFKHASPAALAKSVLAEVPNQVVDYYNAKGIKPKCMSDYESTRAFSP from the exons ATGAGTAACATCTATGAGTCTGCAGAGGCCACGCTGGGCTTCATCAGCTCTCCATGCCTGACCAAAGTGGAGCTGAGAGTGGCCTGCCGGGGGATCTCGGACCGTGACGCTCTCTCCAAACCTGACCCTTGCGTGGTGCTGAAGATGCAGTCACACGGGCAGTGGTTTGAG GTGGACCGTACAGAGGTGATTCGTAGCAGCAGCAACTCAGTCTTCTCCAAGATCTTCCTGGTGGACTACTACTTTGAGGAGGTTCAGAGGCTCCGCTTTGAACTTCATGACATCAGCTCTGGCAACAATGGCCTCCGTGATGCTGACTTCCTGGGAGCCATGGAGTGCACCTTGGGACAG ATCGTCTCTCAGAGGAAACTGAGCAAAGCTCTGCTCAAACAGGGGAACACTGCTGGAAAGTCTTCCATAACG GTGACAGCGGAGGAGTTGTCTGGTAATGACGATTACGTTGAACTCTCCTTCAGTGCTCGCAAGCTGGACGACAAG GATTTCTTCAGCAAGTCAGACCCCTTCCTGGAGATTTTCAGAATTAATGACGACGGCACTGAGTCACTCGTACACAGAACTGAG ACGGTCATGAACAACCTGAGCCCAGTTTGGAAATCCTTCAAAGTTTCCTTGAACACACTCTGCAGTGGTGACCATGACAGGGAGCTGAAG TGCACAGTTTGGGACTGGGACTCTAATGGAAAACATGACTTTATAGGGGAGTTTCAGACCACCTATAAGGAGgtgagagcagagcaggaggGCAAACAG CTTCAATGGGAGTGCATCAACCCTAAATACCagttgaagaagaagaactacAGAAATTCTGGTGTTGTTATTCTCAACCACTGTAAG ATCATCAAAATGTATTCCTTCCTGGATTACATCATGGGAGGCTGCCAAATTCAGTTCACA GTGGCAATAGACTTCACAGCGTCCAATGGGGATCCCAGAAACAGCTGCTCCCTTCACTACATCCACCCCTACCAGCCCAATGAGTACCTGAAAGCGCTGGTGGCTGTAGGGGAGATCTGCCAAGACTATGACAG TGATAAAATGTTCCCTGCATTTGGTTTTGGAGCACTGATACCACCTGACTTCAAG GTTTCACACGATTTTGCAGTGAATTTTGATGAAGACAATCCTGAATGTGCTG gaaTCCAAGGCGTGGTGGAGGCCTACCAGAATTGCCTCCCCAAGATTCAGCTGTACGGGCCCACCAACATCGCCCCAATCATCCAGAAAGTGGCCTCGTCTGCCTCCGAGGAGATGCACACCAAAGAGGCCATG GAATACTTCATCTTGCTGATCCTGACAGACGGCGTCATCACCGACATGGCGGACACACGGGAGGCCATCGTGCACGCCTCCCACCTGCCCATGTCCGTCATCATCGTCGGCGTGGGCAACGCAGACTTCACAGACATGCAGATACTGGACGGAGACGACGGAATCCTGCGCTCACCGAAGGGCGAGCCAGTCCTACGTGACATCGTGCAGTTCGTCCCCTTCAAGGACTTCAAACAT GCCTCCCCGGCCGCACTGGCTAAGAGTGTTTTGGCAGAAGTCCCTAACCAGGTGGTGGATTACTACAACGCTAAAGGCATCAAACCCAAGTGTATGTCAGACTACGAATCCACAAGAGCCTTCAGCCCCTGA